GCTGAGGCCGAGCGCGATGCCGGCGACCGCAGCGAAGCCGATCTTGTGGCCGTCGCGCAAGGTGAGCGCCGCGAGCCAGCCCATGTTGGGGCCAGGCGTCAGCTCGATGATCGCCACTGCGAGCAGGAAGGCCGGCCAGTCGAACCCGTCTGCCATCGGATCAAAGGCAGCCGGCGACGGCTTCGACGAGGCGGACCGCGCGCGGATCGCCGATCAGCGTGTTCGACTGGCGGTTCATCACATAGGCGCAGGTGAGCGCGCGCGACGGCGAGGCGATGGCGAGCGAGCCGCCCCAGCCGCAATGGCCGAGACCGTCCTCGAAGGGGCCGAAGGACTTGTAGGTGTTGTGCATGATGCCGGCGCCGAAGCGCGTGGTCAGCGGCAGCACGAGGTCGGGACCGTCGACACGCGGGCGGGTCAGCGCCTCGAACGTGCCGGGACGGATGAGCCGGCGGCCGCCAAGCAGGCCGACATGGGCATAGGCATTGTACAGCGTTGCAACCGCCGAGGCCGTGCCATGTCCGTTGGCGGAGGGAATTTCGATCTGGCGCCAGATCGCGCCGCCGCGGTCGGGCGCAGCCCATTTGCTGACGAACGCGGCGCGGCGGGCGGGCGTGATCTCGCCCAGGTCGGCGAGGGATTTCGGGCGCAGGATTTCCGCGACCCGCGACTGGTCCGCGTCCGGCGTGCCGATCTGGAAGTCAATGCCGAGTGGGCTGCAGATGTCTTCGCGCAGGATCGTGCCAAGGGTGCGGCCGGTGATGCGCCGGACAATCTCGCCGGTGAGGTAGCCCCAGGTCAGCGGATGGTAGCCATGCGCGGTGCCGGGCGGCCACATCGGGGCGAGCTCGGCGAGGGCGGCGGCGCAGGCGGGCGGGTCGAGCCAGAGCGCCGGGTCGATGGGCTCGGCAAAGCCCGGCAGACCGGCCTGGTGGCTGGCCACCTCGCCGATGGTGATGGCGTCTTTTCCGGCGGCGGCAAATTCCGGCCAGACTTCGGCGACCGGCGTTTCATAGCCTGCGGGCAGGTCTTCAACCGCCATCGCGAGCACCAGCGCGGCAATGCCCTTGGTGGTGGAGTAGACCGGCACGATGGTGCCCG
The genomic region above belongs to Acidobacteriota bacterium and contains:
- a CDS encoding beta-lactamase family protein produces the protein MPDTPISGFVAPGFEAVQDAFADNFARGEEQGAGFSVILDGEVIIDLVGGWADRAGTRPWDAGTIVPVYSTTKGIAALVLAMAVEDLPAGYETPVAEVWPEFAAAGKDAITIGEVASHQAGLPGFAEPIDPALWLDPPACAAALAELAPMWPPGTAHGYHPLTWGYLTGEIVRRITGRTLGTILREDICSPLGIDFQIGTPDADQSRVAEILRPKSLADLGEITPARRAAFVSKWAAPDRGGAIWRQIEIPSANGHGTASAVATLYNAYAHVGLLGGRRLIRPGTFEALTRPRVDGPDLVLPLTTRFGAGIMHNTYKSFGPFEDGLGHCGWGGSLAIASPSRALTCAYVMNRQSNTLIGDPRAVRLVEAVAGCL